A genomic region of uncultured Methanobrevibacter sp. contains the following coding sequences:
- a CDS encoding methanogenesis marker 9 domain-containing protein, whose protein sequence is MTWEDAPSHICRGGDIRGLAFCCPPVKPCPVLNALQQVNLTPQEFVDIKVQFGKETRLGEGAGTCFGSLVWCCKPSKPCPLRDMTLRNMGMSHDEYLDLKKELSERLVGVQKPDPDERAEALAETFHISKLEAMNVLTDCNNDLRAAVKVLHSRSLEKSD, encoded by the coding sequence ATGACTTGGGAAGATGCACCATCTCATATTTGTAGAGGTGGAGATATTAGAGGACTTGCTTTTTGTTGTCCTCCGGTTAAACCATGTCCTGTATTAAATGCTTTACAGCAAGTTAATTTAACTCCACAGGAGTTTGTCGATATTAAAGTTCAATTTGGAAAAGAAACTAGATTAGGTGAAGGAGCAGGGACCTGTTTTGGTTCACTGGTATGGTGTTGTAAACCATCTAAACCATGTCCGTTAAGAGATATGACATTAAGGAACATGGGAATGAGTCATGATGAATATTTGGACTTGAAAAAAGAACTGTCTGAAAGATTGGTTGGAGTTCAAAAACCAGACCCTGATGAAAGGGCTGAAGCATTAGCTGAAACATTTCACATTTCAAAACTTGAAGCTATGAATGTATTGACTGATTGCAATAATGATTTAAGAGCTGCTGTAAAAGTTTTACATTCAAGATCTCTTGAAAAATCTGATTAA
- the atwA gene encoding methyl coenzyme M reductase system, component A2, with protein sequence MDFITLKNITKTFDGVDVLKDINLKINEGETLGILGRSGSGKSVLINMLRGTLDYQPDEGQIMLNLAVCPDCLAVDSPSHIGEKCSCGATLEQKEVDFFNAERKLFASIKRRISIMLQRNFALYDEETVIENVIRAMGDEMEYDDKIYFAIELLDMVQMSHRITHIARDLSGGEKQRVVLARQLAKEPMMFLADEPTGTLDPQTAVKLHNTLKEGVKDEGITMLITSHWPEVMTELADKVIWLEDGQIKEEGDAQTVVGHFMETVPVPEKPEIPEFGEPEVVLEDVKKHYYSIERGVVKAVDGVNLTINKEEIFGIVGLSGSGKTTTTRMLMGLTEPSSGKLDIKLGDEWIDMTKVGPLNRGRVIPYIGLLHQEYSLYPHRTILGNLTDAISLNLPAEFGKIKATHALTTVGFTEDVAAKILDKYPDQLSVGEKHRIALAQVLIKEPKLIVLDEPTGTMDPVTRVIVTDSILKARTELEQTFIIVSHDMDFVLDVCDRAALMRGGKLLDIGTPEEIVQQLTPDEKEDMLKDR encoded by the coding sequence ATGGATTTTATAACTCTTAAGAATATTACAAAAACATTCGACGGTGTTGATGTTCTTAAAGATATTAATTTGAAGATTAATGAAGGTGAGACTTTAGGAATTTTAGGACGTAGTGGAAGTGGAAAATCAGTTTTAATAAACATGCTTAGAGGTACATTGGATTATCAGCCTGATGAAGGTCAGATAATGCTTAATCTTGCTGTTTGTCCTGACTGTTTGGCTGTTGATTCTCCGTCACATATTGGTGAAAAATGTAGCTGTGGTGCTACTTTAGAACAAAAAGAAGTTGATTTCTTCAATGCTGAGAGAAAATTATTCGCAAGTATCAAAAGAAGAATTTCCATCATGCTCCAACGTAACTTTGCATTATACGATGAAGAAACTGTAATTGAAAACGTTATCAGAGCAATGGGCGATGAGATGGAATATGATGATAAAATCTATTTTGCTATAGAATTGCTTGACATGGTTCAAATGAGCCATAGGATAACCCATATTGCCCGTGATTTAAGTGGTGGGGAAAAACAGAGAGTAGTGCTTGCAAGACAATTGGCTAAAGAACCTATGATGTTTTTAGCAGATGAACCAACAGGTACTTTAGACCCACAAACTGCTGTAAAACTTCACAATACTTTAAAAGAAGGAGTAAAAGATGAAGGAATCACCATGTTAATTACTTCTCACTGGCCGGAAGTAATGACTGAACTTGCAGATAAAGTAATCTGGTTAGAAGATGGTCAAATCAAAGAAGAAGGAGATGCTCAAACTGTAGTTGGTCATTTCATGGAAACTGTTCCAGTTCCAGAAAAACCGGAAATTCCAGAATTCGGTGAACCTGAAGTAGTTCTCGAAGATGTTAAAAAACATTATTACTCCATTGAAAGGGGAGTAGTTAAAGCTGTTGACGGTGTCAATTTAACTATTAATAAAGAGGAAATCTTCGGTATTGTAGGTTTAAGCGGTTCCGGTAAAACCACAACAACCAGAATGTTAATGGGATTGACTGAACCAAGTAGCGGTAAACTTGATATAAAACTTGGTGATGAATGGATTGACATGACAAAAGTCGGTCCTTTAAACCGTGGTAGAGTTATTCCTTATATCGGATTATTGCATCAGGAATATTCATTATATCCTCACAGAACTATCTTAGGAAACCTTACTGATGCTATCAGTTTAAATTTACCTGCTGAATTTGGTAAAATTAAAGCTACTCATGCATTAACAACTGTAGGATTTACAGAAGATGTTGCAGCAAAAATCCTTGATAAATATCCTGACCAGTTAAGTGTAGGGGAAAAACACAGGATTGCTCTTGCTCAGGTTTTAATTAAAGAACCTAAACTCATCGTATTGGATGAACCTACAGGTACTATGGATCCGGTTACAAGAGTTATTGTAACAGATTCTATTTTAAAAGCTCGTACAGAATTAGAACAAACATTCATTATTGTATCTCACGATATGGACTTTGTTTTAGATGTATGTGACAGAGCAGCTTTAATGAGGGGAGGTAAACTCCTGGATATAGGTACTCCTGAAGAAATTGTTCAGCAATTAACTCCAGATGAAAAAGAAGACATGTTAAAAGACAGATAA
- a CDS encoding bifunctional precorrin-2 dehydrogenase/sirohydrochlorin ferrochelatase — protein MDWTSLYLKTSDLNVFILGTGEVATRRANKFLDHGANVKLAGNKLSSDLKSKGAVLASTDDVNNLVEWADLVVVASGDEEMSCHVSEIAGDKLVNRADFPLEGNIIVPTSFNIGDIEISIFTNGKSPLMARQLRKKIQSIITEDDIAQIELQDFARSILKDKVEDQKERRDCLYTIFEDEKISEFIENKQIDEAKDYIEKLIRGLL, from the coding sequence ATGGATTGGACTTCTCTTTATTTAAAAACTTCTGATTTAAACGTTTTTATCTTGGGAACTGGTGAAGTTGCAACCAGGCGGGCCAATAAATTTTTAGACCATGGTGCCAATGTAAAACTGGCAGGAAATAAATTATCTTCAGATTTAAAAAGCAAAGGTGCTGTTTTAGCTTCAACTGATGATGTAAATAATCTGGTTGAATGGGCTGATTTGGTTGTAGTTGCTAGCGGTGATGAAGAGATGTCATGTCATGTTTCTGAAATTGCAGGTGATAAATTAGTTAATCGTGCTGATTTTCCCTTGGAAGGCAATATTATTGTTCCGACAAGTTTCAATATTGGGGATATAGAAATATCTATTTTTACCAATGGAAAAAGTCCGTTGATGGCACGCCAGCTCAGAAAAAAAATCCAGTCAATCATCACTGAAGATGATATTGCCCAGATTGAACTTCAGGATTTTGCACGTTCCATTTTAAAGGATAAAGTTGAAGACCAAAAGGAAAGGCGTGATTGTCTTTACACTATTTTTGAAGATGAAAAAATCAGTGAATTTATTGAAAATAAACAAATTGATGAAGCTAAGGATTATATTGAAAAATTAATAAGGGGATTATTGTGA
- the hemA gene encoding glutamyl-tRNA reductase, producing MILNLRVDHKIADVQSMENIAKEIDDLFWQLQERYSIGEYIEISTCNRKEYYIHNDYISEDDDLLSHENQSIIIEYGQSAVMHLLRMTSGLESMIVGEDQILGQVKDAKHKAMKNRHCGRYLDAVFTKAIHVGQVVRNKTNINKGSVSIGSAAIDLAEKHMGCLDEKSVLVIGAGKMGKLVAKALAEKDLSAIFVANRTYYVAVDLAKDLGGEAILFSDLEKYLATADLVISATSAPHPIITKKRILDIDMDYDNVMMVDIANPRDISEDVAETGVKLFNIDDLREIADINTQLRIKEFGEAENIINEEFLLLKESFKIMEVDELLGNLRASMEDIRQRETQKASVKLADVDGSVKILDNLTNSIVNKIFFDISKNLKKAAKDENTDILEAAEYIFNFKK from the coding sequence GTGATACTTAATTTAAGGGTTGACCATAAAATTGCAGATGTCCAGTCAATGGAGAATATCGCAAAAGAAATTGATGATCTGTTCTGGCAGCTGCAGGAAAGATATTCCATTGGGGAATATATTGAAATTTCCACATGCAACAGGAAAGAATACTATATTCATAATGACTACATTTCAGAAGATGATGACTTATTGTCTCATGAAAATCAAAGTATTATAATAGAATATGGTCAATCTGCCGTAATGCATCTGCTTCGTATGACTTCAGGTCTTGAATCAATGATTGTTGGTGAAGACCAGATTTTAGGTCAGGTAAAGGATGCAAAACATAAAGCAATGAAGAACCGTCATTGTGGCCGTTATCTTGATGCTGTTTTTACAAAAGCTATTCACGTCGGTCAGGTCGTAAGAAATAAAACCAACATTAACAAAGGTTCAGTCTCTATTGGTTCTGCAGCTATAGACCTTGCAGAAAAACACATGGGATGTCTGGATGAAAAATCAGTTCTTGTAATTGGTGCCGGAAAAATGGGCAAACTGGTTGCTAAAGCACTGGCTGAAAAAGATTTAAGTGCTATTTTTGTTGCAAACAGGACTTATTATGTTGCAGTTGATCTTGCAAAAGACCTTGGCGGTGAAGCTATTTTATTCAGCGATCTGGAAAAATATCTGGCCACTGCCGATTTGGTTATAAGTGCTACCAGTGCACCGCATCCGATAATAACCAAAAAACGTATTTTAGACATTGATATGGATTATGATAATGTTATGATGGTAGATATTGCAAATCCTCGTGATATTTCTGAAGATGTAGCTGAAACTGGCGTTAAATTATTCAATATTGATGATTTAAGGGAAATCGCAGACATCAATACTCAGCTTAGAATTAAGGAATTTGGTGAAGCTGAAAATATCATCAATGAAGAGTTCCTTTTACTTAAAGAATCATTTAAAATAATGGAAGTTGATGAACTTCTTGGTAATTTAAGAGCATCTATGGAAGATATAAGACAACGTGAAACTCAAAAAGCATCAGTTAAATTGGCTGATGTAGATGGTAGTGTGAAAATTTTAGATAATTTAACAAATTCTATAGTCAACAAGATATTTTTCGACATATCTAAAAACTTAAAAAAAGCTGCAAAGGATGAAAATACTGATATTCTTGAAGCGGCAGAATATATTTTTAATTTTAAAAAATAA
- a CDS encoding M48 family metallopeptidase gives MTKETIIIEEITITLERKNIKNMYLKILPPEGEVKVSAPLFLSDEDIFNFIKSKKDWILKKQKYILENGIKAPLKYDNGETHYLWGKEYTLQLISNENIKHVLIDEEKSVMYLPIPKRSTIDKRRKILNEFYRSEMKRAVPPVLDKCTKIVGRKPREVKIRSMKNWGNCNQNRRITLNLNLAKKDPECLEYVMIHELCHLIEFNHGKKFKKLMDTYCPNWKIIKKKIK, from the coding sequence ATGACAAAAGAAACTATAATTATTGAAGAGATTACCATCACCCTGGAGAGAAAAAACATTAAAAACATGTACCTGAAGATACTGCCCCCGGAAGGCGAAGTTAAAGTATCTGCACCACTTTTTTTATCAGATGAAGACATCTTCAATTTTATTAAGTCAAAAAAAGACTGGATTTTAAAAAAACAGAAATATATTCTTGAAAATGGCATAAAAGCTCCTCTAAAATATGACAATGGAGAAACACATTACTTATGGGGAAAGGAATATACTCTACAGTTGATTTCCAATGAAAACATCAAACATGTCCTGATTGATGAAGAAAAATCAGTTATGTATCTGCCAATCCCTAAAAGAAGCACTATAGATAAAAGACGCAAAATATTAAATGAATTCTACAGAAGCGAGATGAAAAGAGCCGTTCCTCCAGTTTTGGACAAATGCACAAAAATCGTTGGAAGAAAACCTAGAGAAGTCAAAATCAGAAGCATGAAAAATTGGGGAAACTGCAATCAGAACAGACGAATTACATTAAACTTAAATCTTGCAAAAAAAGACCCTGAATGTCTGGAATACGTAATGATTCATGAATTATGCCATCTGATAGAATTCAATCACGGAAAAAAATTTAAAAAATTAATGGACACATACTGTCCGAATTGGAAAATAATAAAAAAAAAGATTAAATGA
- a CDS encoding MJ0144 family RNA dihydrouridine synthase-like protein — protein sequence MAGITDADFLNKVIPYGFDVATLGGYSLDSPTIEASRKIIERGRKEFDFPLDEIYSHIEREAASIKKIHKDVKVSANVRSITPQPVIDLDKIEDLDIIEINCHCRQDEIVAIGCGQEMLRRDDLGDFVSQIVDNVDCEVSVKIRANVEGIDTLDIAKTIENAGADYLHIDAMKKGVFDADYDLLKKVCRETNINVIGNNSVNSLENVKKMIDTGVYGFSIARSLISGNLDFNIANF from the coding sequence ATGGCAGGAATAACAGATGCTGATTTTTTAAATAAGGTTATTCCATACGGTTTTGATGTAGCTACTTTGGGAGGATACAGTCTGGATTCTCCTACTATTGAAGCAAGCCGAAAAATCATCGAAAGGGGAAGAAAAGAATTTGATTTTCCTTTAGATGAAATTTATTCTCATATTGAACGTGAAGCTGCTTCAATTAAAAAGATACATAAAGATGTTAAGGTATCTGCAAATGTACGGTCAATCACTCCGCAGCCAGTCATAGATTTGGATAAAATTGAGGATTTGGATATTATTGAAATTAACTGTCATTGTCGCCAAGATGAAATTGTAGCTATTGGTTGTGGACAGGAAATGTTGAGAAGGGATGATTTGGGTGATTTTGTCTCTCAAATTGTTGATAATGTTGACTGTGAAGTTTCAGTTAAAATCAGAGCTAATGTCGAGGGTATTGATACTTTAGATATAGCAAAAACAATTGAAAATGCAGGTGCAGATTATCTTCATATTGATGCAATGAAAAAAGGAGTATTCGATGCAGACTATGATTTATTAAAAAAAGTTTGTAGGGAAACGAATATTAATGTTATTGGAAACAACTCAGTAAATTCTTTAGAAAATGTTAAAAAAATGATTGATACTGGAGTTTATGGATTTTCAATAGCTCGTTCTCTTATTTCAGGGAATTTAGATTTTAATATTGCTAATTTTTAA
- a CDS encoding AAA family ATPase, translated as MKSDNKQQEIKTTGQKSVKKDTKSKDYAELVILKPVGYPFDFPMMDEDIEIKNSALFEEYAREQWLGLVVCENSHLFDQKIIPDYGFEIVTAKPNNSIISENTKIKLITDELNSKKENLNINSNIRLHDIVGQKNAKNKVKVITKYLEEPEKFGPWAPKNILFYGLPGTGKTMLVKALANELEVPLYLIKSTTLIGDHVGDGASKIHDLFKKASENSPSIIFIDEIDAVALHRSFQSLRGDVSEIVNSLLTEMDGISENEAVITIGATNNPTSLDYAVRSRFEEEIEFKLPDDEERLTILKNNLKTMPLDYDLDLEKIVKSTKGLSGRDLKEKILKTSLHNAIANDSETITMEHVNYAIKTSKVKNNDVKGMFE; from the coding sequence TTGAAAAGTGACAACAAACAGCAAGAAATTAAAACAACCGGTCAGAAATCTGTTAAAAAAGACACTAAAAGCAAAGATTATGCGGAGCTGGTTATCTTAAAACCTGTTGGATATCCTTTTGATTTTCCTATGATGGACGAAGATATAGAAATTAAAAACAGCGCATTATTTGAAGAATATGCTCGTGAACAGTGGCTTGGACTGGTTGTATGTGAAAATTCACACTTATTTGATCAAAAAATCATTCCCGATTACGGTTTTGAAATCGTTACTGCAAAACCAAATAACTCAATAATTTCTGAAAATACTAAAATCAAATTAATCACCGATGAGTTAAATTCCAAAAAAGAAAATTTAAATATTAACTCAAACATACGCCTCCATGATATTGTTGGACAGAAAAATGCAAAAAACAAGGTTAAAGTAATTACCAAATACCTGGAGGAACCTGAAAAATTCGGACCATGGGCTCCGAAAAATATCCTGTTTTACGGACTTCCGGGAACCGGTAAAACCATGCTTGTTAAGGCTCTTGCAAATGAGCTTGAAGTTCCACTGTATCTGATTAAATCAACAACATTAATTGGAGACCATGTTGGTGACGGTGCATCCAAAATACACGATCTGTTTAAAAAAGCCAGTGAAAATTCGCCTTCAATCATTTTCATTGATGAAATTGATGCTGTAGCTCTTCACAGGTCATTTCAGTCATTAAGAGGAGACGTGTCTGAAATTGTCAATTCTCTTTTAACTGAAATGGACGGCATCAGTGAAAACGAAGCTGTCATAACTATCGGAGCGACCAATAATCCGACTTCTCTTGATTATGCAGTAAGAAGCAGATTCGAAGAGGAAATCGAATTCAAATTGCCTGATGATGAAGAAAGACTGACCATCCTGAAAAATAATCTCAAGACCATGCCTTTAGATTATGATTTGGATTTGGAAAAAATTGTCAAATCTACAAAAGGACTGTCCGGAAGGGATTTGAAAGAAAAAATACTCAAAACCTCTCTTCACAATGCAATAGCCAATGACAGTGAAACAATCACCATGGAACATGTCAATTATGCAATAAAAACAAGTAAAGTTAAAAATAATGATGTTAAAGGAATGTTTGAATAA